In Topomyia yanbarensis strain Yona2022 chromosome 2, ASM3024719v1, whole genome shotgun sequence, one DNA window encodes the following:
- the LOC131684931 gene encoding coiled-coil domain-containing protein 25 yields MVFYFTSNVVQPPVTLFMGIDKYENEELIKWGWPEDVWFHVDKVSSAHVYLRLQPGQTLDDIPSTVLEDACQLVKANSINGNKMNNIDIVYTMWENLKKTPAMEVGQVSFHKDKEVRKMRVEKRVNEIMNRLNKTKREEHPDFRAVREKRDADERADKKRVAREIREKEKDEEKRKKEEADLWSYNSLMKSENMSSNYDAGNDSDEFM; encoded by the exons ATGGTATTCTATTTCACCAGCAATGTTGTTCAGCCGCCGGTGACCCTCTTTATGGGAATCGACAAATACGAAA ACGAGGAACTCATCAAATGGGGTTGGCCAGAGGACGTTTGGTTTCACGTGGACAAAGTTTCTTCGGCGCACGTGTACTTAAGATTGCAACCG GGTCAAACCCTCGATGACATCCCGTCGACCGTTTTGGAGGATGCCTGCCAGCTGGTCAAGGCCAACAGTATTAATGGCAACAAGATGAACAACATCGACATCGTTTACACCATGTGGGAAAATCTCAAAAAGACTCCGGCCATGGAAGTTGGTCAGGTTTCGTTCCACAAAGATAAGGAGGTGCGGAAGATGCGCGTCGAGAAACGTGTCAATGAGATAATGAACCGACTCAACAAAACCAAACGGGAGGAACATCCGGACTTCCGAGCGGTACGGGAGAAACGTGATGCTGATGAGCGAGCAGATAAGAAGCGGGTGGCTCGTGAAATACGTGAGAAGGAAAAGGATGAGGAGAAACGTAAAAAGGAAGAGGCAGATTTGTGGAGCTATAACTCGCTGATGAAGTCGGAGAACATGTCCAGCAACTACGACGCAGGGAATGATTCGGATGAGTTCATGTAA
- the LOC131684930 gene encoding queuine tRNA-ribosyltransferase catalytic subunit, translating into MLTTVNLIRTKNQTHLFTRFLSIELPTRRMSHVPPSATDGYQTAAIPDVSSTGPPLQYQVVAKCSRTKARVGVMKLRHSDVNTPVFMPVGTQGTLKGLLPDQILNLDCQIMLGNTYHLGMRPGTEILEKAGGLHSFMGWPRALLTDSGGFQMVSLLQLAEITEEGVKFESPYDKSECMLTPERSMEIQNAIGADIMMQLDDVVKTTTTGPRVEEAMLRTIRWLDRSISAHARDDEQSIFPIVQGGLQPELRRVCAEELTRRNTRGFAVGGLSGGESKDEFWRTVHLCTDLLPDDKPRYLMGVGFTADLVVCVALGIDMFDCVFPTRTARFGCALTRQGQINLKQQTFKTDMRPIDEECDCSTCKTYSRAYLHHIVTVEAVACSIISIHNVAFQLKLMQDIRNSIKSDTFPDFIQLFMKQRFPDGNIPQWIKDALAAVNVPV; encoded by the exons ATGCTTACAACAGTGAATCTAATTCGTACCAAAAATCAGACGCACCTATTCACACGCTTCCTATCTATTGAGCTGCCGACGCGTAGGATGAGCCACGTGCCCCCAAGTGCTACCGATGGATACCAAACTGCAGCGATCCCTGATGTTTCCAGTACAGGACCTCCGTTGCAGTATCAAGTTGTGGCAAAGTGTTCTAGAACTAAGGCCCGCGTCGGGGTGATGAAATTGAGGCACAGTGACGTGAATACACCGGTATTTATGCCCGTTGGTACACAG GGAACCCTAAAAGGATTACTGCCGGATCAGATTCTAAACTTGGACTGTCAGATCATGCTCGGAAATACGTACCATCTGGGGATGCGACCAGGAACGGAAATATTGGAAAAAGCCGGTGGATTGCACAGCTTCATGGGTTGGCCCCGGGCGCTTCTAACGGACTCCGGCGGTTTCCAGATGGTGTCCCTTTTGCAGCTAGCAGAAATAACCGAGGAAGGCGTCAAGTTTGAGTCACCATATGATAAAAGTGAATGCATGCTGACACCGGAGCGATCTATGGAAATACAGAATGCGATTGGGGCGGACATTATGATGCAACTGGAtgatgtggtcaaaactactacAACAGGACCTCGGGTTGAGGAAGCGATGTTGCGGACTATTCGCTGGTTGGATAGGAGTATTTCCGCACATGCTCGAGATGATGAGCAGAGTATTTTTCCGATTGTTCAGGGTGGATTACAGCCTGAACTGAGAAGGGTTTGTGCAGAGGAACTAACTCGCAGAAACACACGCGGTTTTGCTGTTGGTGGGCTCAGTGGAGGTGAAAGCAAAGACGAATTTTGGCGAACGGTTCACCTCTGTACGGATTTGCTACCGGACGATAAACCGAGGTATCTGATGGGAGTGGGATTTACAGCGGATCTAGTGGTGTGCGTTGCGCTAGGAATCGATATGTTTGACTGTGTGTTTCCCACCAGGACGGCACGGTTTGGATGTGCGTTGACTCGTCAGGGGCAGATAAATTTAAAACAACAGACCTTCAAGACCGATATGAGGCCAATTGACGAGGAGTGTGATTGCTCTACCTGTAAAACGTACAGTCGGGCCTATCTGCATCATATTGTAACGGTGGAAGCGGTTGCATGCAGCATTATCAGCATTCACAACGTAGCATTTCAG CTCAAACTGATGCAGGACATTCGGAACAGCATTAAATCGGACACATTTCCTGATTTCATTCAGTTATTTATGAAACAACGCTTTCCCGATGGAAATATACCTCAATGGATAAAGGATGCCCTTGCAGCCGTCAACGTACCAGTCTAA